In the genome of Apteryx mantelli isolate bAptMan1 chromosome 35, bAptMan1.hap1, whole genome shotgun sequence, the window GCAGCAAGGCGCAGCCTCACGGCACCGTGCACCCTCGCAGCACGGAGCAGCCCCACGGCGCGGTGCAGCCTCGCTGGCTTGTGGCACCGTGCAGCCTTGCCGGACTATGGATGGGGCAGCTCTGCGGCCGGGTGCATCTGCACCAGCTTGCGGCACGGCAAAGCTTCGGCAGACTGCGGCTGGTGCATCTTCACAGCACGGCGCatcctcgccagcctgcagcgtGCTGCAGCTGTGCCGGACCGCGAATGGCGCATCCCGGGAGATGGCACATCCTTGCATGGTGCGGCCTCAGCGGTTCATGAAATGGTGCATCCCTGCAGGACAGTGCGTCCTTGCACGGTGCATCCCTGCAGCACGGTGCATCCCTGCACAGTGCATCATCACGGCATGGTGCATCCTCGCTGGCCTGTGAAATGCCGCATCCCTGCAGCATGGTGCATCCCTACAGCACGGTGCATCCTTGCACGGTGCATCCCTGCGGGATGGTGCATCCTTGCACGGTGCATCACCATGGCACGGTGCATCCTCACTGGCCTGTGAAATGCCGCATCCCTGCAGCACGGTGCATCCTGGCAGGATGATGCATCCTTGCATGGTGCGTCCCTGCAGCACGGTGCATCCTTGCACGGTGCATCCCTGCAGCACGGTGCATACCCACAGCACGGTGCATCCTTGCACGCTGCATCCCCGCGGCGCAGCCCCTGCACGGGCGCCCCCGGCTcgagcccctgctcctccgtgcCGACCCCAAaccctcttctccccctccccggcccgacccccccccccccccccgcggccggttCCCCCCTCCGGGGCAGAGCCGCCCCACGGCGCCGTTCGCGGACCTCGGCGCGGGCTGCGTCCCCGACCCTCCGTCCCCGCTAGGGAGAGAcgaccccccccggcccggggacGGGATTCGGGATTAAAAAACAGGAGAAGGAACAACTAcggcagcaaaagaaaaaataaaaaaggaaaaaaggctttaaataaaaaaagcccCAAAGGAGGCCGGGCCGCTGCGCTCTGCCTCGCTTCCCCTGCTGCTCGCGCGGGTAACGAAGGCGCTGCAGGCGAAGGCGGGTGCAAACGAAGAGGGGGTGCAAACGAAGGCGGTTGCAATTGGCTAACGAAGGGGGGGGGCTGCAAACGCAGGGGGCTGCGAAGGAGCAAGCAAAGGCGGCTGCAACCGTGCGAGCGCAAGGAGGGGCTGCAAACGAAGGGGGGCTGCAAACGAAGGGGGGCTGCAAACGAAGGGGGGCTGCAAACGAGCACCCTTCGCATGAGGGACCCGGCTCGGTGGGTCCCGTTGCACGAGGCTGccagccctcccccccccccctttaattcGGGCCGTTTAATGAAAGTTGTGTTTTGGAaagggggaattttttttttccccgtttcCTTTAACCCCTAAATCCGCCCCCGAATGACATTGCAAATCCATTAGGGCGCTAATCCGGTGATGCAAGCGGCTGCGTGGCCGCGCCGGGCCCACAGCGGGCGCGTGTGGGGCAGGTGCAGGCTGGCGGGGCCCACGGTGCgcacagggggacatggggggacatgggggaacatggggacatggggggacatggggggacatggggacatgggggaacaTGGGGGGCACGGGGGGATCCATGCACACGGGGATGGTGCAGACAGGGTCCGTGCACACAGATCCCTGCACACGGGGCCGTGCACGCACATGGGTGCATGCACATGGGGTGCACACACGGGGTGCACACACATggggtgcatgcatgcacacgggtccatgcacacacacacggggtgcatgcatgcatatgGGGCGCACACACAGGGGGCATGCACACAAGTCTGTGCACACACGGGGTGCATGCACTCATGCACACGGGGTGCACACATGCAGGGTGCACACACATGGGTGCATGCACACAGGTCCGTGCACACACAgggtgcacgcacacacacggggggtgcacacacgcatgcacggGGGGGGGTGCGCACATGCCCGCGGGGTGCACACATGCAGGGCCCAGGCGTGCGCACCCCGTGCCTGCAGgccgcccgcggggggggggagctgcggCCCTAATCCAGGCCCTGCCGGGCAGATGGGGAGTTAATCGGCctggcggggggggcagggggggacgcTGGGACCTTGCGAAGGGTGaacgcgccgcggggggggggggggggcgggaataAGGTTAAGCTTGGTTTAAAGTGGCTAAGgaaggggatttggggggggggggctcgggccTGGGGTGCAACAGGGAGGGGGacggggtgcaggggggggcagggtgcatgcagggatggggtgcatgGCAggatggggtgcagggggggacAGGGGGGTGCAGTGCAGGGGGAATGGGGTGCAGGGGGAATGGGGTGCAGGGGGGATGGGGTGCATGAGgggatggggtgcaggggggaTGGGTGCATGAGGGGATGGGTGTGCATGGGGGGACGGGGTGCATGGCAGgatggggtgccgggggggggacaggggggtgCAGTGCAGGGGgaagggggtgcagggggggatgGGGTACAGGAGAATGGGGTGCACAGGGGGATGGGGTGCAGGAGGGGGATGCGGTGCATGGCAGGACAGGGTGCAGGGGGACGGGGTGCATGGAGGGATGGGGTGCACAGGGAATGGGTGTGCATGGGGGGACAGGGTGCATGGCAGGATGGGGGCAGGGGACGGAGTGCAGATGGACGGGGTGCACACGCCAGGGTGTGCAGGTTTGCACGGCTGGTTGCATGTAAacacagcctcccccccccccccccgggctgggggggcccaggcgtcccgcccccccccccgggctcccccGCGTGCTCCGCTCCGGCCGCCAGGCGGCGGCAGAGCACGCTCCGGGGGCGTGGCTACGGGGGAAGGGGCGTGGAACGGGGGGCGTGGGCTAAGGGAAGGGGGCGTGGCACGGGGGCGCGGCGCTGGGGGCTTCGCTGCAGGGAGGGGCGTGGTCATGGGGGAGAGCCCAGCGGAGGGGGAGAGGGCGTGGTTAAGGGGTCGGGGGCGTGGCTATGCAGCGTGGGGGCGTGGCCTAGCCATGTGCGGAGAACTGGGCGGTTCTCCGGGGACGAGGGGAGGCTCCGCCCCCTGCTGTTGGCGCCTGTCACGTGACGGGCGCAAGATGGCTGCGCTCGGGGCGGTAGGTGGTTCccgccccctccacccccccccaccgGTCACCTTGGGGACGtgacccgcccccccccctcccccggggctgggcctggccggggggggggcaggtttgggggggtcccagggcccCGCCCGGGCCTCAATGGGGGCTTGGGGGTGTCCAAAGGCCCCGCAGGCCTAAAGGgagggggcaggtttggggggggggatcagcATAGggtgtgtgtgtccccccccacgAGGGTCCTCCGCGTCGTCCCCCCCATGTGCccccatttctcccccccccaagggcccccatgtcccatgtcccccccatgtgtccccattccccccccccgaggacccccatgtcccccccaggtgcccccccatgtcccatgtcttccccccccggtgcccccccatttcccccccccgaGGGGCCACCATGTCCCATTGCCCCCCCTCCCCGAGGGCTCCCCGTGTCACTCCCCCCAGgcacccccccatgtccccccccaggTGCCCCCATTGCCCCCCACCGAGGGCCTCCCTTGTcgtcccccccccgggtgccccctGTGTCCCGTGTCTCCCCCCCCGTGACCcccattctcccccccccccgaggaccCCTCTTGTTGTCCCCACCCgggtccccccccatgtcccatgtTGTCCCCCCCTGTGACCCCCATTCCCCCCCCGAGGggcccctgtgtccccccctccCTGgtgcccccattcccccccccaaaggccCCCTATGCCCCCTACCCCTTGGacgcccccccaccccaccccgctctgcccggggggggccgggggccgcacGGTGCCGAGCCTCTCCCGCCGCAGCTCCGGCGCtgcgggggggcctgggggggggcccgggcggcTCCGGCTGCTGCTTCCGCTGGCTGCGGCCGCGCCTGGGCCTCctccgggccggcggcggcggcggagctgcGGTTCGCCGCCCTGCGCCGCCTCGGCGCCTGGTTCTCCGACGCGGAGGTGCTGGCGGGCTGGAGCGCCCGGCTGCAGCGCTACCCGCCTCCGGACGAAGAACGCGTGAGTACGGCATCGGCGTTCCCGGGCGCCGGAGCGGCGGGAAGCAGCACCCCCTGGTGACGCCGCGCTGGCTCTCGCGCAGCTACTGCGGCTACGTGCAGGAGCTCTACGGCGACGACGTGGCGGCCGCCTACTTCGCCATCtcctgctgcggcggcggcgccaggtGATGCCCGGGATCGCGGCGGGATGGTGGCGGGATCGCAGCATGGCCTCACATGctaccactccccccccccccgctttccgCGCAGGTTCGAGGGCCGGGACGAGTGGCTGCGACCCGACGCGCGCGGGCGCTTCAGCccggagctgctgcagctccgGGACGTTCCCGTGGTGGCCATCGACCTCCGCGGCTCCGCCGTCAACTACAGCGGCTTGGACAACCTGGGTGagccggggcgccgcgcggggaCGCCGGAGGCACCGGAGCCCGCCTTTCCCCCCTCCGCTGGGACGGGAACAGTTCCTGGTGGCGGCGGCAGCTAAACGAGCCTCATCGTTAGCTGGCAATAACGGGAAAGCCGGGAGCTGCCGGGAGGGAGCCGGCGCAATGGGGAGGGAGCCCGGAGGGAGCCGGAGCTGCTGGGAGCCGCCAGGGAGGGAATTTCCCACTGCTCCTCCACTTCCGTGGCCAGAGTGTGGCACCCGCGTTTCCTCCTGGGATTTCCTGGCCCCGGAGTGGGGCTGCTCTAGCCAAAAGCCGTGTGGGCTCCGTTGCCGGGCGGATCCCGGCTCGTTCCGAGGAGGCGGCTTGAGCGGGGCGCCGTCGCCCGCAGTGCGGCTCACGCGGCTCCGGCACCTGGACCTGGGCGGCTGCCGGCACCTGGACGACTGGGCGCTGGCGCGGCTGCACGTGTTCGGCGAGAAGCCTGCGGGAGCTGTCGGTGGCCGGCTGCCCCCGTGTCACCGAGCGCGGCCTGGCCGCCCTCCACCACCTGCGGTGAGCGCCGGGGATTTGCCGGGAACGCCGGCTCCCGCCTCGGGGACGCagaaagggggaggtgggggcgaCAAGACCCCGCTCGCGACGGCACTGGGGACCCCGGGGAGGGACGGAGCCGGCTCCTTGCCGTCCCCCCCCGCCTGGAAAGCCTGGTAGCCGGCGGGTTTTCCGGGATCGACTCCGTCTCCCCCCACAGGCACCTGCAGCGCCTGGACGTCTCGGACCTGCCGGCTGTTCCCAACAAGGGCCTGGTCCGCATCCTGCTGGAGGAGATGCTGCCGCACTGCCAGGTGGTGGGAATGGACTACGGAGACGGGCTGgagccccccccaggccccccggcGTAACGGCGTCGCAAATCCCCCCCCCAGGCCGAAGGGGTTTTGGGGTGAAATCGCCCGGATGCAGCCCCCTAGAGCAGCTTTTGGGGGGTGAAACCGCTCCCCCCCTCACACCCGGCCCCCGTCGAGTGGATTTGGGGGTGGAATCGCCCTCCTCGGAGGAGTGGAGCCACCGCAGCTCCCTGCCctgtt includes:
- the DMAC2 gene encoding LOW QUALITY PROTEIN: distal membrane-arm assembly complex protein 2 (The sequence of the model RefSeq protein was modified relative to this genomic sequence to represent the inferred CDS: deleted 2 bases in 2 codons), producing MAALGAAPYAPYPLDAPPPHPALPGGGRGPHGAEPLPPQLRRCGGAWGGARAAPAAASAGCGRAWASSGPAAAAELRFAALRRLGAWFSDAEVLAGWSARLQRTRLRTKNAYCGYVQELYGDDVAAAYFAISCCGGGARFEGRDEWLRPDARGRFSPELLQLRDVPVVAIDLRGSAVNYSGLDNLVRLTRLRHLDLGGCRHLDDWALARLHVFGESLRELSVAGCPRVTERGLAALHHLRHLQRLDVSDLPAVPNKGLVRILLEEMLPHCQVVGMDYGDGLEPPPGPPA